One genomic region from Chrysemys picta bellii isolate R12L10 chromosome 16, ASM1138683v2, whole genome shotgun sequence encodes:
- the LOC101943453 gene encoding hydroperoxide isomerase ALOXE3-like, with product MPGDSPAPSPSLMAIYKVQVSTGQDSLAGTFDTISITLVGSHGESPKHVLDRCGFDFQPGSVREYKVPSERALGPIVLIRLHKEPYSFFPENMWYCNTVRVTSPEGDTYHFPCYRWIQGYRTVELAESTAQTPCDNSHYLLQKHRREELVLQQERYRWKEYSPGAPWCADIDSAMTAEVNLQYSYPKASAFFGRGSAALLECKIKGFLDRPYSWEKLADIPKVFWFYRNPVSEYVFEHWQEDAFFGYQYLNGFNPVLIQKCTALPENFPVTQEMVAGFLGESTSLQEELQRGSIYIADYKLLEDIPTTKVNGHQQYIAAPLCLLHQKPSGEVVPLAIQLSQHPGPESPIFLPSDSEWLWTLAKTWVRNSEFHLHEVTSHLLRAHLLAEVFAVATQRQLPMCHPLYKLLIPHIRFSIHIDVLARTFLISPGGVFDRAIATGRRGLAELLRKALENLTYTTLCFPDDIQERGVASLQNYYYRDDGLKIWAAIESFVSGIVTIYYQTSLSVQSDHELQAWVGEIFAKGFLGRQASGIPSALGTMAELTKYLTMVIFTCSAYHAAVNAGQFELAAFMPNYPSSMRKPPPRNKAKVTLKQFLDTIPEMNTTSLILSVLWVLRNEDRDMRPLGTYPEEHFTEHGPKQLMAAFQDRLAEISREIKERNRSLSLSYNYMYPPNIENSTAI from the exons ATGCCTGGGGacagcccggcccccagcccatcCCTGATGGCCATCTACAAAGTTCAGGTGTCCACCGGCCAGGACTCACTGGCTGGCACTTTTGACACCATCTCCATCACCCTGGTGGGCAGCCACGGGGAAAGCCCCAAGCACGTGCTGGACCGATGTGGGTTTGACTTTCAGCCGGGATCA GTGCGGGAGTACAAGGTGCCCAGTGAGCGAGCCCTGGGGCCGATCGTGCTGATCCGACTCCACAAGGAGCCCTATTCCTTCTTCCCCGAGAACATGTGGTACTGCAACACGGTGCGGGTGACGTCCCCCGAGGGGGACACCTACCACTTCCCCTGCTACCGCTGGATTCAGGGCTACCGCACTGTGGAGCTGGCGGAAAGCACAG cCCAAACCCCTTGTGACAACTCCCACTACCTGCTCCAGAAGCACCGTCGTGAGGAGCTGGTGCTGCAACAGGAAAGATATAG GTGGAAGGAGTACAGCCCTGGCGCCCCCTGGTGTGCCGACATTGACAGTGCCATGACTGCTGAGGTCAACCTCCAGTATTCGTACCCCAAGGCCTCTGCTTTCTTCGGGCGTGGCTCAGCGGC GCTGCTGGAGTGCAAGATTAAGGGGTTCCTGGACCGGCCATACTCCTGGGAGAAGTTAGCTGACATCCCCAAGGTTTTCTGGTTCTACCGCAACCCGGTCTCAG AGTATGTCTTTGAGCACTGGCAAGAAGATGCTTTCTTCGGGTACCAGTATCTGAATGGGTTCAACCCTGTTCTGATCCAGAAATGCACGGCGCTCCCGGAGAATTTCCCGGTGACACAGGAGATGGTGGCCGGCTTCCTGGGGGAATCCACCAGCCTCCAGGAGGAGCTACAG AGAGGGAGCATCTATATCGCAGATTACAAGCTCCTGGAAGACATTCCCACCACTAAAGTGAACGGGCACCAGCAGTACATCGCCGCGCCCCTGTGCCTGCTGCACCAGAAACCCAGCGGGGAGGTCGTCCCCTTGGCCATCCAG CTCAGCCAGCACCCAGGTCCTGAGAGCCCCATCTTCCTGCCCAGTGATTCCGAGTGGCTCTGGACTCTGGCCAAGACCTGGGTGCGCAACTCCGAGTTCCACCTGCACGAGGTCACCTCCCACCTGCTCCGCGCCCACCTGCTGGCCGAGGTCTTTGCCGTGGCCACCCAGCGCCAGCTGCCCATGTGCCACCCCCTGTACAAG CTCCTGATCCCTCACATCCGGTTCTCCATCCACATTGATGTCCTGGCCCGGACCTTTCTCATCAGCCCCGGGGGCGTATTCGATCGG GCCATAGCGACTGGGCGTCGAGGCCTCGCCGAGCTGCTCCGCAAGGCCCTGGAGAACCTAACCTACACCACGCTCTGCTTTCCCGATGACATCCAGGAACGCGGTGTTGCCTCGCTCCAGAACTACTACTACAGGGACGATGGGCTCAAGATCTGGGCAGCTATAGAGAG CTTTGTCTCCGGCATTGTGACGATCTACTACCAGACCAGCCTCTCGGTGCAGAGTGACCACGAGCTGCAGGCGTGGGTGGGCGAGATATTCGCCAAGGGATTCCTTGGCCGACAGGCATCGG GCATCCCCTCGGCTCTGGGCACCATGGCCGAGCTGACCAAGTACCTGACCATGGTGATCTTCACCTGCTCTGCCTATCACGCTGCCGTCAACGCCGGGCAG TTCGAGCTGGCAGCCTTCATGCCCAATTACCCGTCGTCCATGCGGAAGCCACCGCCCCGGAACAAGGCCAAGGTGACCCTGAAGCAGTTCCTGGACACCATCCCCGAGATGAACACCACCAGCCTGATCCTCTCCGTCCTCTGGGTGCTGCGTAATGAGGATCGGGACATG AGACCCCTGGGGACATACCCTGAGGAGCACTTTACCGAACACGGGCCAAAGCAGCTCATGGCTGCCTTCCAGGATCGCCTAGCAGAGATCTCCCGGGAAATCAAGGAGAGGAACCGGTCGCTGAGTCTGAGCTACAACTATATGTATCCTCCTAACATAGAGAACAGTACAGCAATATAA